In Drosophila simulans strain w501 chromosome X, Prin_Dsim_3.1, whole genome shotgun sequence, one DNA window encodes the following:
- the LOC6725998 gene encoding uncharacterized protein LOC6725998: MNFFEQISDQFCGVMHTNLKIPISYCETRCNWKFSANIDTMIFFYTLSFGILRVVFNFIHFVNLSMGGTQLGRPSCLLILRGTHSGRLRALKQFLMLQAWMLVIYGMVSIKPHYINPFVVVSVIILISDMFVLLLDIRRHARIPLERRMTLWEMMLNLCCVFYVQRILKKQIHC, encoded by the exons ATGAATTTCTTCGAGCAGATTAGTGATCAGTTTTGCGGCGTTATGCACACCAACCTAAAGATACCCATATCTTATTGCGAAACACGCTGCAACTGGAAATTCTCGGCAAATATCGATACAATGATATTCTTCTATACCCTCAGCTTCGGTATCCTTCGAGTG GTATTCAATTTTATACATTTCGTGAACCTTTCCATGGGAGGGACGCAGTTGGGACGGCCAAGCTGTCTCTTGATTCTGAGGGGCACACATTCGGGGCGCTTACGAGCCctcaaacaatttttaatgctgCAAGCGTGGATGTTAGTGATATACGGCATGGTATCC ATCAAGCCGCATTACATAAATCCCTTCGTTGTGGTTTCCGTCATCATCTTGATCAGCGATATGTTTGTGCTGCTATTAGATATCCGGCGACATGCCAGGATACCTCTGGAACGCAGGATGACCCTTTGGGAAATGATGCTCAACTTGTGCTGTGTTTTTTACGTGCAGCGGATCCTCAAGAAACAGATACACTGTTAG
- the LOC6725995 gene encoding metaxin-2 translates to MELEQNLTAALMQSSAEENKSEEAWPAVAHLHQPAEANQLLLPERSSCLAVKTYLRMCNLPFAEHNSDNAEFMSPGGRLTHLPLLRLGPVKTFAEFEPIVAQVEAMQGGNFLGSWMSEDQRDTIRCLVSYVENVFTLAEIHMSFVDEANYQLYTATRCAATHPWPLSTIRRFAKQKDAQKILKVYQWQDLDNDHVIQEVGICADALVAELEEDQAKSYFGGSRPCKLDALVFGHLVAIMTTKLPNMELAEVLATYPRLLAHCRRIDQSLFDGKLLTSAVEEQEKETE, encoded by the coding sequence ATGGAGTTGGAGCAGAACTTGACCGCCGCCCTGATGCAGTCGTCGGCGGAGGAGAACAAGTCGGAGGAGGCGTGGCCGGCGGTGGCCCACCTGCATCAGCCGGCCGAGGCGAATCAGCTCCTGTTGCCGGAGCGCTCCAGCTGCCTGGCGGTGAAGACCTATCTGCGCATGTGCAACCTACCATTTGCGGAGCATAACAGCGACAATGCGGAGTTTATGTCACCTGGTGGTCGGTTGACCCACCTGCCGCTGCTCCGTTTGGGCCCTGTGAAGACTTTTGCGGAATTCGAGCCAATAGTGGCCCAGGTGGAGGCCATGCAAGGCGGCAATTTCCTGGGCAGTTGGATGTCCGAGGATCAGCGCGATACAATACGCTGTCTGGTTAGCTATGTGGAGAATGTCTTCACCCTGGCGGAGATTCACATGAGCTTTGTGGATGAGGCAAACTACCAACTATACACGGCAACGCGCTGTGCAGCAACTCATCCGTGGCCGTTGAGTACGATTCGCCGGTTTGCCAAGCAGAAGGACGCACAGAAGATCCTGAAGGTCTACCAGTGGCAGGATCTGGACAACGACCATGTAATCCAGGAGGTGGGCATCTGTGCCGACGCGTTGGTCGCTGAACTGGAGGAGGACCAGGCGAAGAGCTATTTCGGCGGCTCACGACCTTGCAAATTGGACGCCCTGGTCTTTGGCCATTTGGTAGCCATAATGACCACCAAGCTTCCCAACATGGAACTGGCCGAGGTCCTGGCCACGTATCCACGTCTCTTGGCCCACTGTCGCCGCATCGATCAGAGCCTGTTTGATGGCAAACTCCTGACCAGCGcggtggaggagcaggagaaggagaCGGAGTAG